TTTAAAGGCAAATCATACGGTTTCCTTTAGGTATTTCTATGCTATTCTTCTAAATAGTCTAATTCCTTATCGTGTGTTTCTGGAATAGTGAGGGTAGAATAAAAGCCAATAGCATACGCAATGACCGCAGTAATGGCTCCTGCCCAAATAATCCCACTAGAAGGTTTGAAAAACAAGAAAATAGCAATCATAGCAGGCAGTGCCCCTCTTACCATATTTGGAATGGTGGTGGCTGCGGTAGCTCTTAAATTGGTGCCAAACTGCTCGGCACCAACAGTGACAAACATAGCCCAATAACCTGTCCCAAGGCCTAATAAACAGCAGATGGCGTATAATGCATTGGCAGACTCTACACCTGCAAAAAGAAAAAGCATAACGGCTACTGCCGAAAAAGACATCATATAAAATATGGCTTTCTTTCTTGACTGTAGTTGCTGGCTAATAAAGCCACTTAAAAAGTCTCCGGCAGATATTCCTATATATGCCCACATAATGGCCATGCCGGGTTCTACCACTTCTTTAATGCCCAATGCTTCGCCAAACTCATTACTGAAATAAGCCAGAATACCGATACAAAACCAAGTAGGTATGCCTATGCCTATACATTTTAAATATTTCACAAAACGCTCCCAATTATTAAAGAACATAAAAAAGTTACCCTTTGAAACGCTCTTGTCTTTTGTGAGGTTGGTATAAATGCCAGACTCTATTACACCCACTCTTAGGAGTAAAAGTGCAAATCCCATGGCTCCACCTATAAAGTAAGCGATGGTCCAGTCGCCAGAAAGACGCACCGTGAAATTACCAACTACAGCACCCATCAAACCTATACCCGCTACTAGCGAGGTTCCTATGGCTCTAAGTCTGGTAGGTAAGCTTTCTGATACCAATGTGATACCAGCACCTAATTCGCCTGCCAAGCCTACTCCAGCTATAAATCTTAGCCATTTATACGCTTCTATTTGATTCATAAACTCTATTTGTGGTATTAAACCGCAGGCAATATTGGCGAAGGAATAAGTAATGATGGAACCAAAAAGTACAGATAGTCTTCCTTTTTTGTCACCCAATGTTCCCCAGAAAATACCACCTACCAACAAACCATAGCTTTGATAACTTAAAATTGAACTTCCGGCGGTGGCTACTTCTTCTTCAGAAAGCCCTAAAGCTCGCAAACTGGGAACTCTTACAATACCGAAAAGTTGCATGTCGTAGATATCGACGAAGTACCCGAGGGCGGCTACAATTACGGGAAGACTAAACAGTTTTTTCCAGTCTTCCGGTGAAAGTTTGATAGACATAAAATAGTGGTAAAGTTAATTTGGGTTCAAAAATAGATAATTTCTTAATTATGATTTCTCTCCGTAGGCTAAATCGCCAGCATCTCCCAAACCTGGTATGATGTAAGACTTACTGCTTAGGTCTTTGTCCAAATCTCCCAAGTATAATCTGCATTCTGGCATTCTAGCTTGTATAAATCTGGCTCCTCTGGCTGAAGCTATGGCGGCTACTATATATGTTCTTTTCGGGATGCCGTAGCGTAACATGGCGTGGTAGGCTTTTTCTATAGACTTTCCGGTGGCTATCATCGGGTCGCAAATAATTAAAGTACGGCCCTGTATATCAGGACTGGTGATATAATCCATTTCAATATCAAAATCATCTTTGGCATTATGAGAGCCTCTGTAGGCTCCAATGAAAGCATTATCTGCCTCGTCAAAATAGTTTAACATGCCATTATGCAGGGGCAATCCCGCTCTTAATATCGTCACCAAAACTGGTTGGTCTTTTAGCGTTTTGGTTTCTTTTTCCCCTAATGGCGTGGTTATTTTATCGTTTTCAAAATGTAGATTCTTTGAAATTTCATAGGCCAATATTTCTCCTATCCGTTCTATGTTTCGCCTGAATTT
This sequence is a window from Arcticibacterium luteifluviistationis. Protein-coding genes within it:
- a CDS encoding MFS transporter, which translates into the protein MSIKLSPEDWKKLFSLPVIVAALGYFVDIYDMQLFGIVRVPSLRALGLSEEEVATAGSSILSYQSYGLLVGGIFWGTLGDKKGRLSVLFGSIITYSFANIACGLIPQIEFMNQIEAYKWLRFIAGVGLAGELGAGITLVSESLPTRLRAIGTSLVAGIGLMGAVVGNFTVRLSGDWTIAYFIGGAMGFALLLLRVGVIESGIYTNLTKDKSVSKGNFFMFFNNWERFVKYLKCIGIGIPTWFCIGILAYFSNEFGEALGIKEVVEPGMAIMWAYIGISAGDFLSGFISQQLQSRKKAIFYMMSFSAVAVMLFLFAGVESANALYAICCLLGLGTGYWAMFVTVGAEQFGTNLRATAATTIPNMVRGALPAMIAIFLFFKPSSGIIWAGAITAVIAYAIGFYSTLTIPETHDKELDYLEE
- the upp gene encoding uracil phosphoribosyltransferase, with the protein product MYILAETTSVANNFLAQIRDINIQKDRQKFRRNIERIGEILAYEISKNLHFENDKITTPLGEKETKTLKDQPVLVTILRAGLPLHNGMLNYFDEADNAFIGAYRGSHNAKDDFDIEMDYITSPDIQGRTLIICDPMIATGKSIEKAYHAMLRYGIPKRTYIVAAIASARGARFIQARMPECRLYLGDLDKDLSSKSYIIPGLGDAGDLAYGEKS